From a region of the Triticum aestivum cultivar Chinese Spring chromosome 7D, IWGSC CS RefSeq v2.1, whole genome shotgun sequence genome:
- the LOC123170012 gene encoding uncharacterized protein yields the protein MAIAETSPLHRVIDARRWDAERLLGRLIVVVHAAFLDAGFAPHAHGVPKHRRVPRRVGATASTLPLVYAAPRLPDAAVALRMRTHGMRIVFYVCVPRLALPDPGPGVHWACVDALAAAPLMSGGLDGTARALAGVGACGLPALWRELAEKLCRGALVDLCRENAFVSLPGDVTLAVLARLADVLDLLGVASTCTELRCLVADHDSELWKHRYKALCSLTCCDDSPETSWMKGWCEEKQIFLNEDGVTSFVIDFCWFSAELLSIGNKPQCLLREIVFKHITG from the exons ATGGCCATCGCGGAGACCTCGCCCCTCCACCGGGTAATCGACGCCCGCCGGTGGGACGCGGAGCGCCTCCTCGGCCGCCTCATAGTCGTCGTCCACGCCGCCTTCCTCGACGCCGGCTTCGCGCCCCACGCCCACGGCGTCCCGAAGCACCGGCGGGTCCCGAGGCGGGTGGGCGCCACGGCCTCGACCCTGCCTCTCGTCTACGCCGCGCCGCGCCTGCCAGACGCCGCCGTCGCGCTGAGGATGCGGACGCACGGGATGCGGATCGTGTTCTACGTGTGCGTGCCCAGGCTCGCACTGCCAGACCCAGGACCAGGAGTGCACTGGGCGTGCGTGgacgcgctcgccgcggcgccgctaaTGTCCGGCGGCCTGGACGGCACGGCGCGCGCCCTGGCGGGCGTCGGCGCCTGCGGGCTGCCCGCGCTCTGGAGGGAGCTCGCGGAGAAGCTGTGCCGGGGCGCCCTCGTCGACCTTTGCCGTGAGAACGCGTTCGTGTCGCTCCCCGGCGATGTCACGCTGGCAGTCCTGGCGAGGCTCGCCGACGTCTTGGACCTCTTGGGGGTGGCGAGCACTTGCACGGAGCTGAGGTGCCTCGTGGCCGACCACGACAGCGAGCTCTGGAAGCACAGGTACAAGGCCTTGTGCTCGCTGACATGCTGCGACGACTCGCCTGAGACGAGCTGGATGAAGGGGTGGTGCGAAGAGAAGCAGATTTTTCTAAACGAAGATGGTGTCACCTCCTTCGTAATAGACTTCTG TTGGTTTAGTGCTGAGCTGCTGAGCATTGGAAACAAGCCACAGTGCTTACTCCGGGAAATTGTATTCAAGCACATAACGGGTTGA
- the LOC123170858 gene encoding glycine-rich cell wall structural protein 1-like, which translates to MAPATGVATAAPRGAGGHRRNTDEPSSSEEDAMTTGSGRAPSGAALARPSRLLLRRGGGVSALHAGSKADHSGGTGRRGDEGERLLSFTTARIGTGQYPGGPAASAAGVGVDGASHAAGGGGGGGGDPGGGAGTAAALCTMGALGLATSQGSNPMGAWPRAQGAPAGGASSGAVAARSTSSSDAVAARSATSSGAAAESMDGLHPATETAVATNSMAAKGNEAVAATVLADQTEEEGDKACHLTGGEYFLSSPFSVAFRSRWLFYVLITCFESKVIDPLSMVTERLR; encoded by the exons ATGGCGCCGGCGACTGGAGTGGCCACCGCAGCCCCTCGCGGCGCCGGAGGTCACCGGCGCAACACCGACGAGCCTTCCTCGTCCGAAGAAGACGCGATGACGACGGGGTCCGGGCGAGCACCCTCTGGCGCGGCGCTGGCGAGGCCGAG CCGTCTCCTGCTGAGGCGTGGCGGTGGCGTCAGCGCCCTCCATGCCGGCTCCAAGGCGGACCACTCCGGAGGCACCGGTCGGCGCGGAGACGAAGGCGAGCGCCTCCTCTCGTTCACGACGGCGCGCATCGGCACAGGGCAGTATccgggcgggccggcggcctcGGCTGCGGGCGTTGGCGTCGACGGCGCGAGCCACGCGgccggcggaggaggtggtggaggcggagaTCCAGGAGGCGGTGCAGGCACGGCTGCAGCCCTGTGCACCATGGGGGCGCTCGGGCTGGCCACTAGCCAGGGGTCGAACCCCATGGGCGCCTGGCCACGGGCGCAGGGAGCACC CGCGGGGGGCGCGTCCAGCGGCGCGGTGGCGGCCAGGAGCACCTCGTCCAGCGACGCGGTGGCGGCCAGGAGCGCCACGTCCAGCGGCGCCGCGGCCGAATCGATGGATGGCTTGCATCCGGCGACGGAAACGGCGGTGGCCACCAACTCCATGGCGGCGAAGGGCAATGAGGCGGTAGCGGCGACCGTCCTCGCGGATCAGACGGAGGAAGAAGGAGACAAGGCCTGTCATCTCACCGGCGGCGAGTACTTCCTCTCTTCTCCTTTCTCTGTTGCCTTTCGCTCTCGCTGGCTGTTCTACGTGCTGATAACGTGTTTTGAATCGAAAGTGATTGATCCTTTGTCAATGGTTACAGAGA GATTAAGGTGA
- the LOC123166030 gene encoding uncharacterized protein, producing MASLASAACVCKRWGRVASDPAVFRRFGSLRRPPLVGVLVTDRGREKFPLYYHDTCFIKAPSRNNPELASAAANGDFYFMHHPDVDDDDEWRLRGCDGGFLLFSLGRYSTDLAVYDPLDRTAVFFKPPHDFRPFRYAIVADEADASFQVIAIQPDPWGDDASVVFSSRTRSWVENGSVRYRFAWPYTDGIAAGRFAYWRSNTKKDCYCEPKEEILVVDTKTMVWSYMTAPVPVGESYCVAHMPEHGGLCIVSSKEQRVLLWVSDANGGWVVKKEVSLLNHFPYLKKLRRDQ from the coding sequence ATGGCGTCGCTCGCCAGCGCCGCCTGCGTCTGCAAGCGCTGGGGCCGCGTGGCCTCCGACCCCGCCGTCTTCCGCCGCTTCGGCTCCCTCCGCAGGCCCCCGCTCGTCGGCGTCCTCGTCACCGACCGTGGCCGCGAGAAGTTTCCCCTTTACTACCATGATACCTGCTTCATCAAGGCGCCCTCTCGCAACAACCCCGAGCTGGCCTCCGCCGCGGCGAACGGCGACTTCTACTTCATGCACCACCCCGacgtcgacgacgacgacgagtgGCGCCTCCGTGGCTGCGACGGcggcttcctcctcttctccctcggcCGCTACAGCACGGACCTCGCCGTGTACGACCCTCTCGACCGGACCGCCGTCTTCTTCAAGCCGCCCCACGACTTCCGCCCGTTCCGCTACGCCATCGTCGCCGACGAGGCCGACGCCTCGTTCCAGGTCATCGCCATACAGCCCGACCCCTGGGGCGACGATGCCTCGGTCGTCTTCTCCTCCCGCACGCGCAGCTGGGTGGAGAACGGCTCGGTGCGCTACAGATTTGCCTGGCCCTACACCGACGGCATTGCCGCCGGGCGGTTTGCCTACTGGCGGTCCAACACCAAGAAGGATTGTTATTGTGAACCGAAGGAGGAGATATTGGTGGTTGACACGAAGACCATGGTGTGGTCGTACATGACCGCGCCGGTGCCGGTCGGCGAATCGTACTGCGTGGCGCACATGCCGGAGCACGGCGGGCTGTGCATCGTGTCCAGCAAAGAGCAACGCGTGCTGCTCTGGGTCAGTGACGCCAATGGTGGATGGGTGGTCAAGAAGGAGGTCTCGCTGCTGAATCACTTTCCCTACTTGAAGAAGCTTCGTCGTGACCAGTGA